From Desmodus rotundus isolate HL8 chromosome 10, HLdesRot8A.1, whole genome shotgun sequence, one genomic window encodes:
- the LYSMD4 gene encoding lysM and putative peptidoglycan-binding domain-containing protein 4 isoform X1 has protein sequence MRQKGVLTKTFQGPAMVCGTPSSQVYVFENGGGDSGDSSEEESHRVALRPRGKERQKKGSHHPAHPGAGDIVLLQRELAREDSLNKLALQYGCKVADIKKANNFIGEQDLYALKSIKIPVKNHGILTETHKELRPLPSPSSETRVTFEEQPDQDGAATSAAASPLADFFKGIDQNIDHAVRSEIFVKERYCEEPPEQPLLPAPPKMLADGADCGIRWWNAVCIMLLVGIVLPVFYLVYFKIQVTGEIPGSLNSTAVPNGSVAVSAVPGQAPKAAIPGAATPSLDSPLLDSPLRPTAWAGN, from the exons ATGAGGCAGAAGGGAGTGTTAACCAAGACCTTCCAAGGCCCAGCCATGGTCTGTGGGACTCCCAGCAGCCAAGTTTACGTGTTTGAGAATGGCGGTGGGGACTCAGGGGACTCCTCCGAGGAAGAGTCCCATCGTGTGGCTCTGCGCCCACGTGGCAAGGAGCGCCAGAAGAAGGGTTCCCACCACCCTGCCCATCCAGGAGCGGGGGACATCGTGCTGCTGCAGCGGGAGCTGGCCCGGGAGGACAGTCTCAACAAGCTCGCTCTTCAGTATGGCTGCAAA GTTGCAGATATCAAGAAAGCCAACAACTTCATCGGAGAACAAGACTTATATGCTTTGAAATCTATTAAGATTCCAGTGAAAAACCATGGGATCCTAACAGAGACCCACAAAGAACTTagacccctccccagcccatccTCGGAGACCAGAGTGACCTTCGAGGAGCAGCCAGACCAGGACGGGGCGGCTACAAGCGCCGCTGCCAGCCCGCTGGCGGATTTCTTCAAGGGCATCGATCAGAACATCGACCACGCGGTGCGGTCAGAAATCTTTGTGAAGGAAAGGTACTGCGAGGAGCCCCCCGAGCAGCCGCTGCTCCCGGCTCCCCCGAAGATGCTGGCCGACGGGGCGGACTGTGGGATTCGGTGGTGGAATGCCGTTTGTATCATGCTGCTCGTGGGCATTGTGTTACCAGTGTTTTATTTggtctattttaaaatacaagttacGGGGGAGATTCCTGGGAGCTTGAACTCAACTGCTGTCCCCAATGGCTCGGTGGCAGTGAGTGCAGTTCCAGGGCAAGCCCCCAAAGCGGCGATTCCAGGGGCAGCCACCCCGTCTCTGGACAGTCCCCTCCTGGACAGTCCCCTCAGGCCGACCGCCTGGGCAGGGAACTAG
- the LYSMD4 gene encoding lysM and putative peptidoglycan-binding domain-containing protein 4 isoform X3, giving the protein MAVGTQGTPPRKSPIVWLCAHVARSARRRVPTTLPIQERGTSCCCSGSWPGRTVSTSSLFSMAAKPNGAGDARQNLSKIPMFLAFRVINSGKVADIKKANNFIGEQDLYALKSIKIPVKNHGILTETHKELRPLPSPSSETRVTFEEQPDQDGAATSAAASPLADFFKGIDQNIDHAVRSEIFVKERYCEEPPEQPLLPAPPKMLADGADCGIRWWNAVCIMLLVGIVLPVFYLVYFKIQVTGEIPGSLNSTAVPNGSVAVSAVPGQAPKAAIPGAATPSLDSPLLDSPLRPTAWAGN; this is encoded by the exons ATGGCGGTGGGGACTCAGGGGACTCCTCCGAGGAAGAGTCCCATCGTGTGGCTCTGCGCCCACGTGGCAAGGAGCGCCAGAAGAAGGGTTCCCACCACCCTGCCCATCCAGGAGCGGGGGACATCGTGCTGCTGCAGCGGGAGCTGGCCCGGGAGGACAGTCTCAACAAGCTCGCTCTTCAGTATGGCTGCAAA acctaatgGGGCAGGAGATGCCAGGCAGAATTTATCCAAGATTCC tatGTTTTTAGCATTCAGAGTGATTAACAGTGGCAAA GTTGCAGATATCAAGAAAGCCAACAACTTCATCGGAGAACAAGACTTATATGCTTTGAAATCTATTAAGATTCCAGTGAAAAACCATGGGATCCTAACAGAGACCCACAAAGAACTTagacccctccccagcccatccTCGGAGACCAGAGTGACCTTCGAGGAGCAGCCAGACCAGGACGGGGCGGCTACAAGCGCCGCTGCCAGCCCGCTGGCGGATTTCTTCAAGGGCATCGATCAGAACATCGACCACGCGGTGCGGTCAGAAATCTTTGTGAAGGAAAGGTACTGCGAGGAGCCCCCCGAGCAGCCGCTGCTCCCGGCTCCCCCGAAGATGCTGGCCGACGGGGCGGACTGTGGGATTCGGTGGTGGAATGCCGTTTGTATCATGCTGCTCGTGGGCATTGTGTTACCAGTGTTTTATTTggtctattttaaaatacaagttacGGGGGAGATTCCTGGGAGCTTGAACTCAACTGCTGTCCCCAATGGCTCGGTGGCAGTGAGTGCAGTTCCAGGGCAAGCCCCCAAAGCGGCGATTCCAGGGGCAGCCACCCCGTCTCTGGACAGTCCCCTCCTGGACAGTCCCCTCAGGCCGACCGCCTGGGCAGGGAACTAG
- the LYSMD4 gene encoding lysM and putative peptidoglycan-binding domain-containing protein 4 isoform X2, with protein sequence MLCIYITLSLSLIMFLAFRVINSGKVADIKKANNFIGEQDLYALKSIKIPVKNHGILTETHKELRPLPSPSSETRVTFEEQPDQDGAATSAAASPLADFFKGIDQNIDHAVRSEIFVKERYCEEPPEQPLLPAPPKMLADGADCGIRWWNAVCIMLLVGIVLPVFYLVYFKIQVTGEIPGSLNSTAVPNGSVAVSAVPGQAPKAAIPGAATPSLDSPLLDSPLRPTAWAGN encoded by the exons ATGCTGTGTATCTATATaaccctgtctctctctctaattatGTTTTTAGCATTCAGAGTGATTAACAGTGGCAAA GTTGCAGATATCAAGAAAGCCAACAACTTCATCGGAGAACAAGACTTATATGCTTTGAAATCTATTAAGATTCCAGTGAAAAACCATGGGATCCTAACAGAGACCCACAAAGAACTTagacccctccccagcccatccTCGGAGACCAGAGTGACCTTCGAGGAGCAGCCAGACCAGGACGGGGCGGCTACAAGCGCCGCTGCCAGCCCGCTGGCGGATTTCTTCAAGGGCATCGATCAGAACATCGACCACGCGGTGCGGTCAGAAATCTTTGTGAAGGAAAGGTACTGCGAGGAGCCCCCCGAGCAGCCGCTGCTCCCGGCTCCCCCGAAGATGCTGGCCGACGGGGCGGACTGTGGGATTCGGTGGTGGAATGCCGTTTGTATCATGCTGCTCGTGGGCATTGTGTTACCAGTGTTTTATTTggtctattttaaaatacaagttacGGGGGAGATTCCTGGGAGCTTGAACTCAACTGCTGTCCCCAATGGCTCGGTGGCAGTGAGTGCAGTTCCAGGGCAAGCCCCCAAAGCGGCGATTCCAGGGGCAGCCACCCCGTCTCTGGACAGTCCCCTCCTGGACAGTCCCCTCAGGCCGACCGCCTGGGCAGGGAACTAG